Proteins co-encoded in one Astyanax mexicanus isolate ESR-SI-001 chromosome 1, AstMex3_surface, whole genome shotgun sequence genomic window:
- the LOC103032209 gene encoding histone H2AX: MSGRGKTGGKARAKSKTRSSRAGLQFPVGRVHRLLRKGNYAERVGAGAPVYLAAVLEYLTAEILELAGNAARDNKKTRIIPRHLQLAVRNDEELNKLLGRVTIAQGGVLPNIQAVLLPKKTGQAAASSSKAGKKGSSQSQEY, from the coding sequence ATGTCTGGAAGAGGAAAGACCGGAGGAAAAGCCCGCGCCAAGTCCAAGACCCGCAGCTCCAGGGCCGGCCTGCAGTTCCCCGTCGGCCGTGTGCACCGTCTTCTGCGGAAGGGTAACTACGCTGAGCGAGTGGGCGCCGGAGCCCCGGTGTATCTGGCCGCTGTGCTCGAGTACCTGACCGCTGAGATCCTGGAGTTGGCCGGAAACGCCGCCCGTGACAACAAGAAGACCCGCATCATCCCCCGCCACCTCCAGCTCGCCGTCCGTAACGACGAGGAGCTGAACAAGCTGCTTGGCCGCGTGACCATCGCTCAGGGGGGCGTCCTGCCCAACATCCAGGCCGTGCTCCTGCCCAAGAAGACCGGCCAGGCCGCCGCGAGCTCCAGCAAGGCGGGAAAGAAGGGGTCCTCACAGTCCCAAGAATATTAA
- the hmbsa gene encoding hydroxymethylbilane synthase a isoform X1, producing MSGEVSTSPEGNGKVTRVIRMGTRKSQLARIQTDSVAEKLKELYPDLQLEIVAMSTIGDKILDTALSKIGEKSLFTKELENALERNEVDLVVHSLKDLPTSLPPGFTIGAVLERENPHDAVVLHPKNAGLTLDSLPEKSVIGTSSLRRAAQLKKRFPQLEFENIRGNLNTRLKKLDEKEDFAAIILAAAGLKRMGWESRISQVLGPEDCMYAVGQGALAIEVRARDRDILEMVSILHHPDTVLRCIAERAFLKQLEGGCSVPVAVYTEVKDSVLYLTGAVYSLDGADCLKDTMQTNIELDNKVNESTEEHVNVAITANNISVTALSAAEKLGLDLANLLLTKGAKDILTTARQLNDAR from the exons GAAGGAAATGGAAAAGTCACCCGGGTTATTCGAATGGGGACCAGGAAAAGCCAg TTGGCGCGGATCCAGACAGACAGTGTGGCGGAGAAGCTGAAGGAGCTGTATCCTGACCTGCAGCTGGAGATAG TTGCAATGTCGACAATCGGAGATAAAATCCTGGACACTGCGTtatcaaag ATTGGAGAGAAGAGCTTATTTACCAAAGAACTGGAGAATGCCCTTGAGAGAAACGA ggtGGATCTTGTTGTGCACTCTCTGAAAGACCTGCCTACCTCCCTGCCTCCTGGCTTCACTATTGGTGCTGTTCTAGA GCGTGAAAACCCTCATGACGCCGTGGTGCTTCATCCAAAGAATGCTGGACTCACCTTGGACAGCCTGCCTGAAAAGAG TGTGATTGGCACCAGCTCCCTCCGCCGAGCGGCCCAGCTGAAGAAAAGATTCCCTCAACTGGAGTTTGAAAACATT AGAGGAAACCTGAACACTCGTCTGAAGAAGCTGGATGAGAAGGAGGACTTCGCTGCCATAATTCTGGCTGCAGCCGGATTAAAGCGAATGGGCTGGGAGAGCCGCATCAGTCAG GTGCTGGGCCCTGAAGACTGTATGTATGCTGTAGGCCAG gGAGCTCTGGCCATAGAGGTAAGGGCAAGAGACCGGGACATCCTGGAGATGGTGTCCATTCTGCACCACCCAGACACTGTGCTGCGCTGTATAGCAGAGAGAGCCTTCCTCAAACAGCTG GAAGGTGGCTGCAGTGTACCAGTAGCTGTCTACACTGAGGTGAAGGACTCTGTG CTCTATTTGACAGGTGCAGTTTACAGTCTGGACGGTGCTGACTGCTTGAAGGACACCATGCAGACCAACATTGAGCTAGACAACAAG GTGAACGAGAGCACGGAGGAGCATGTCAATGTCGCAATCACAGCTAATAACATATCTGTGACTGCCCTGAGCGCTGCAGAGAAGCTGGGCCTGGATCTGGCCAACCTTCTGCTGACCAAAGGAGCCAAGGACATCCTTACCACAGCCAGGCAGCTGAACGATGCCAGATAA
- the hmbsa gene encoding hydroxymethylbilane synthase a isoform X2, translated as MEGPYKYIREGNGKVTRVIRMGTRKSQLARIQTDSVAEKLKELYPDLQLEIVAMSTIGDKILDTALSKIGEKSLFTKELENALERNEVDLVVHSLKDLPTSLPPGFTIGAVLERENPHDAVVLHPKNAGLTLDSLPEKSVIGTSSLRRAAQLKKRFPQLEFENIRGNLNTRLKKLDEKEDFAAIILAAAGLKRMGWESRISQVLGPEDCMYAVGQGALAIEVRARDRDILEMVSILHHPDTVLRCIAERAFLKQLEGGCSVPVAVYTEVKDSVLYLTGAVYSLDGADCLKDTMQTNIELDNKVNESTEEHVNVAITANNISVTALSAAEKLGLDLANLLLTKGAKDILTTARQLNDAR; from the exons ATGGAAGGACCATACAAGTACATAAGA GAAGGAAATGGAAAAGTCACCCGGGTTATTCGAATGGGGACCAGGAAAAGCCAg TTGGCGCGGATCCAGACAGACAGTGTGGCGGAGAAGCTGAAGGAGCTGTATCCTGACCTGCAGCTGGAGATAG TTGCAATGTCGACAATCGGAGATAAAATCCTGGACACTGCGTtatcaaag ATTGGAGAGAAGAGCTTATTTACCAAAGAACTGGAGAATGCCCTTGAGAGAAACGA ggtGGATCTTGTTGTGCACTCTCTGAAAGACCTGCCTACCTCCCTGCCTCCTGGCTTCACTATTGGTGCTGTTCTAGA GCGTGAAAACCCTCATGACGCCGTGGTGCTTCATCCAAAGAATGCTGGACTCACCTTGGACAGCCTGCCTGAAAAGAG TGTGATTGGCACCAGCTCCCTCCGCCGAGCGGCCCAGCTGAAGAAAAGATTCCCTCAACTGGAGTTTGAAAACATT AGAGGAAACCTGAACACTCGTCTGAAGAAGCTGGATGAGAAGGAGGACTTCGCTGCCATAATTCTGGCTGCAGCCGGATTAAAGCGAATGGGCTGGGAGAGCCGCATCAGTCAG GTGCTGGGCCCTGAAGACTGTATGTATGCTGTAGGCCAG gGAGCTCTGGCCATAGAGGTAAGGGCAAGAGACCGGGACATCCTGGAGATGGTGTCCATTCTGCACCACCCAGACACTGTGCTGCGCTGTATAGCAGAGAGAGCCTTCCTCAAACAGCTG GAAGGTGGCTGCAGTGTACCAGTAGCTGTCTACACTGAGGTGAAGGACTCTGTG CTCTATTTGACAGGTGCAGTTTACAGTCTGGACGGTGCTGACTGCTTGAAGGACACCATGCAGACCAACATTGAGCTAGACAACAAG GTGAACGAGAGCACGGAGGAGCATGTCAATGTCGCAATCACAGCTAATAACATATCTGTGACTGCCCTGAGCGCTGCAGAGAAGCTGGGCCTGGATCTGGCCAACCTTCTGCTGACCAAAGGAGCCAAGGACATCCTTACCACAGCCAGGCAGCTGAACGATGCCAGATAA